From the Papaver somniferum cultivar HN1 chromosome 2, ASM357369v1, whole genome shotgun sequence genome, the window TAGATCTAAAAAGAGACTTGGTAATTGGTATGAAATGTTCCTGCGTCAGCTTTTAAGGTCGTTGTTGTTGACTGTGCTGTGCGTGTGTTATTATTCCCTTTACAAGGATGTAAAATGGGAAGAGTAGTAAAATATGCAAGTAGCACGAATGCGAGATAGATACTTGACCCTAGCTATGTAGTGTAAGAAGACTGAACCCTTGTTGGTCATTCAAGGCCCACATGAAATGAGCAAAGACTGATTCTTGgtgtaatttttcaacaccctCCAGAAAAAGTCTGGACAAAGTCTACATTTAGCACATGAGGTGATGCTGCTATATGATCAACGGCACTTGACTACGAATACCTTGAGACAGGCAGAGATATTTTAACATGATGATGTTCTAAATAAGGACCAGAAAGATCAGTAGGCCTTAAGTGTTACGGATAAAACTAGATAGGGTCCTCTCTCAACAGGTCATTATCACAGGCTTCACTCTACTCCCTGCATAGATATATACGCCCCGGCCGGGAGCTCTTCAGGGAGGTGCACGTAGTTATCCTGAAATTTCCATGACTTGCTCTTTCTACAGTTGTGATCTGAATACTGTTTGTGCCGGAAATTTACTCATTCATCGATTACCTGACATATATAGATCGACAGGGATTTTGAAACATTAGGATGTGTTGACTTTTCTACTATACCTCTCAGATGTAACGAGACATCCGGCCACCACGATCCCAAGCGACAGTGTGAATAAATATCCTTATGTGTGTGCATATGTATTTATGTACATGTATAATGAGTGGTAGTATATATACACACTATTATAGAGTCAGAATGAATTGTGGGGTGAGGGAACACTCGGACAGCTATGAGGGAATGAGGGGAGGGACCCCTAATTTGGAAGAACCTATAGGGCTTTGTTGTTGCAGAGATCCCCGTGAACTGGCAGGTTTTGTCTAGAGAGGTTATTGAGAACAACTAACTAATAAACCTCGTTACTTAATTGCCGTCTATTAATTGTAGTCTTGATATTTTTCTTTAATCATTTCCTATGATTTCTAagcttttgttaaaaaaaataaaataaaaaatagttcTTAATAAATACAAATGGGTTGGATTCTATGATTGaatcaagattttttttcttttcttataaaaaaaaggtTGATTGAAATTTCATTGACAAATCTCATTTTAAAGGAGCTGTGTTGTCGTCATGCCTCTGTTCTAAGCAAATTACAACTGGGGCGGTGGCGCAGTTGGCTAGCGCGTAGGTCTCATAGCTATATCGAGTAATCCTGAGGTCGAGAGTTCGAGCCTCTCTCGCCCCAATATTTTTTTTGTCCCGTTAGAGATGCTGAAATTCGTTTTCAGTTACTCCCCCGTGTTTGAGAAGCTGTAACATATCAAACGTAGCATACAATACATTCGACAAACATGTAAACATACAATCTTGGTGCTCAAACGAGTGCAGTAGAATTTCTTGTTTTTAAACTTAAACCTGTAAGAATTTCACTTAAAAATACGATGCTGAATTTGTTTAATaactacttcaatcaagaaataATCCAATATCGATCAAAACCAAGAAGACGCCGTCATAATCAAAGAAATTATTATATAGAAACGAAAAGCAATAAAGTATCCCCAAAattctcttcatctttttctcattctcttGATTATACATCATTTTTATAGGACCACTGTTAACCCAAGAATAATTGACCTACTGAACAGTAACTGCTTTCTCCACGCCCAAAACTGATCAAGGAAACGCTTTCTGAATCCCCTCATTTTCATGCCCAATATAACTTTCACACGCCCTAAGAAAGAATTAGGAGCACTTGAAACAGTAGCATCGGTATTATGAAAAGAAACGAGAGATGAATCCCTCAACTATCTTCTACTGTTTGCAGGTTTGGCCTTGTTAAGATTTGAGAGTTCTTCGACCAATTTCTTCTCTTCGCTGCTCAGCCTTTTAGGGATATCAACTTGAACTCTCACCAATTGATCACCTCTCCTGTTGTTTTTATTTAGTACCGGAACACCTTTTTTTGCCATCACCAAAGTTGTGCCAGGTTGGGTACCCGCTGGGATTTTCAAATCTACAGTACCATCAACTGTTGGAACTTTAATCGTTGTTCCTAGAATAGCATCGAAATAtgaaattttgcatgtgtaaaGAATATTGGTGTCGTCACGTTTTAGAACCGAGTCCTGGAGAACATCTATTATGACAAAAAGATCGCCTGGAGGGCCTCCTCTTCTTCCGGCATTTCCTTCTGATCGAACCCTTAACCGACTACCAGCATCCACACCTGCTGGAACTTTCAGACTAATACGTTTCGTCTTCCTTACACGTCCATCCCCAGAACATGTATTACATGGGGTGGACAACTCCCCGGTACCACCACAAGATGAACAAGTCATAACCTGCTGGAAGACACCTAAAGGAGTTCTTGCTGAGGAGATTACCTGGCCTTGGCCCCCACATGTACTACATCTACTTGGCTGGGTTCCAGGTTTGGCTCCCGATCCATTACAGGTATTACAGCTCTCTAGTCGGGTTATCTCAATCTCCTTCTCAACCCCGAAAACCGCTTCTTTGAAATTCAAAACTAGATTATAAATCTCGTCCTCACCCTCCATTGCTCTATTTCTGGAACCTCTACCTCCACCCATGCCTCCCATACCGCCCATTCCACCACCCATACCCTCGAACAACGACTCAAAAAGATCAAATGGATTGCTGAAATCCTGCCACAAGTAACAAATTTGCATTAACATAGTTAACCAAGGTCAAGTCTATCTTATCTGAACTTAAACACTTTTCCCTGCAGATAAAAATCAGTCAATTAAGGCAACTAACTTAACACATAACTCAGTTTAAAAGAGGGTAAAACTGTTTCCTCCGGGGCTCAAAGGAGGTCAAGTCAAACTGTCATAGTCGGTCAAGGTAAGTTAACCTAACCGGCACCAGTTAAACCGATATTACTGTTTTTCTTTGTGCACACTGAAATTGTTGGGAGT encodes:
- the LOC113347336 gene encoding chaperone protein dnaJ A6, chloroplastic-like isoform X1, with translation MAIIPCGSTWAPQCGIRPQSMMKSYVSNKSLTPQYNVHRVKCLAAPASSLFSNGSLSALFNTGPSQNLQQRRGARLVVRADRDYYSVLGVSKSASKAEIKTAYRKLARTNHPDVNKEPGAEAKFKEISNAYEVLSDDEKRSLYDRYGEAGLKGAGAGMGDFSNPFDLFESLFEGMGGGMGGMGGMGGGRGSRNRAMEGEDEIYNLVLNFKEAVFGVEKEIEITRLESCNTCNGSGAKPGTQPSRCSTCGGQGQVISSARTPLGVFQQVMTCSSCGGTGELSTPCNTCSGDGRVRKTKRISLKVPAGVDAGSRLRVRSEGNAGRRGGPPGDLFVIIDVLQDSVLKRDDTNILYTCKISYFDAILGTTIKVPTVDGTVDLKIPAGTQPGTTLVMAKKGVPVLNKNNRRGDQLVRVQVDIPKRLSSEEKKLVEELSNLNKAKPANSRR
- the LOC113347336 gene encoding chaperone protein dnaJ A6, chloroplastic-like isoform X2 gives rise to the protein MAIIPCGSTWAPQCGIRPQSMMKSYVSNKSLTPQYKVKCLAAPASSLFSNGSLSALFNTGPSQNLQQRRGARLVVRADRDYYSVLGVSKSASKAEIKTAYRKLARTNHPDVNKEPGAEAKFKEISNAYEVLSDDEKRSLYDRYGEAGLKGAGAGMGDFSNPFDLFESLFEGMGGGMGGMGGMGGGRGSRNRAMEGEDEIYNLVLNFKEAVFGVEKEIEITRLESCNTCNGSGAKPGTQPSRCSTCGGQGQVISSARTPLGVFQQVMTCSSCGGTGELSTPCNTCSGDGRVRKTKRISLKVPAGVDAGSRLRVRSEGNAGRRGGPPGDLFVIIDVLQDSVLKRDDTNILYTCKISYFDAILGTTIKVPTVDGTVDLKIPAGTQPGTTLVMAKKGVPVLNKNNRRGDQLVRVQVDIPKRLSSEEKKLVEELSNLNKAKPANSRR